Proteins from one Sarcophilus harrisii chromosome 2, mSarHar1.11, whole genome shotgun sequence genomic window:
- the LOC111718900 gene encoding vomeronasal type-2 receptor 26-like, whose translation MYNTYSSEERTLQSYLWWLSGTDQLIPNYNCREPEKIVTVIGGATSALSVQMGTLLDLYHLPQITYGPFDPSLADKVQFPSLYQMAHKSSSLHQGIVRLLVYFQWNWIGLIVFDDMRGEEFLREMREEMKKNRVCVSFTKKIPLSDRKNRETAEAFKSRILTSEVKVIVIHTDTDSLTIMGTPLQVLFPTKKVWIATSQSDTTSKALYHYGFTFHASLFFSHLTNPIPGFESFMRELISPLTMRNVLLKAHRPSPLKCSDQPDIPEQDLYLLNASLKHLPLYPVDMTTLPLSYNIYNAFYAVAWALHEIVMKRSEKRSLGNEESALPHPWQLQSYLKNTQFKNILGEQVLVDENTRTEAQYVIMNYTYLDYYNDHLLYVGDFIPEAQFSQDFTICANVIVWDAWSSKVPSAVCSASCPAGFRKLPLEGKPPCCFSCSPCSEGEISSHMDAEQCKKCPEDEYPSEQRDRCLPKTVTFLDVNEPWGKAVTAVAVSLSLLTALVLWVFVKFQDTPIVQANNRNLSYMLLISLSSCFLCSLLFVGRPTTASCLFRQTVFAVVFTVAVSSILAKTIIVVLAFRVTGPGSRMRIFLHPRVPYCVVLFCSGIQVLFCAIWLGTHPPFPEADTCSESSHIILTCNEGSAFAFYCVLGYMGFLALGSFTIAFLARNLPDAFNEAKSITFSMLVFCSIWISFLPTYQNSKGKAVVIVEIFSILASSAGFLGCIFIPKCFVILLTSWGNNTKQNRNQRHSRSKT comes from the exons ATGTACAACACCTATTCCAGTGAAGAAAGGACCTTGCAGAGCTACCTGTGGTGGCTGTCTGGAACAGACCAGCTCATTCCTAATTACAACTGCAGAGAGCCAGAAAAGATTGTGACTGTCATTGGAGGAGCCACATCAGCTCTCTCTGTTCAGATGGGGACCCTGCTTGACCTCTACCATTTACCCCAG aTTACTTATGGTCCATTTGATCCCAGTCTTGCTGACAAAGTCCAGTTTCCTTCCCTCTATCAGATGGCCCACAAATCCTCTTCTCTTCACCAAGGTATTGTCCGCTTATTGGTCTATTTTCAATGGAACTGGATAGGGCTGATTGTCTTTGATGATATGAGAGGTGAGGAATTcctcagggaaatgagagaggaaatgaaaaagaatagagtTTGTGTGTCCTTCACAAAGAAGATTCCTCTCAGTGACAGAAAAAATAGGGAGACAGCTGAGGCCTTCAAGTCCAGGATCTTAACTTCAGAAGTCAAAGTCATTGTCATCCATACTGACACAGATTCATTAACAATTATGGGAACCCCATTACAAGTTTTATTCCCAACCAAGAAGGTGTGGATTGCCACATCTCAATCAGACACTACATCGAAAGCCCTGTACCATTATGGTTTCactttccatgcttctctcttcttttcacaCTTGACTAATCCAATACCTGGGTTTGAGAGTTTTATGAGGGAGCTTATATCTCCTTTAACCATGAGGAATGTTCTTCTTAAAGCACATAGGCCATCACCTTTGAAATGCTCAGATCAACCAGATATCCCAGAGCAAGATTTATATTTACTAAATGCCTCCCTGAAACATTTACCTCTTTACCCTGTGGACATGACAACACTTCCCTTGAGTTACAACATTTACAATGCTTTTTATGCTGTGGCTTGGGCTCTCCATGAAATAGTGATGAAAAGATCTGAGAAAAGATCCTTGGGAAATGAAGAATCTGCTTTGCCTCATCCATGGCAG CTACAATCCTACCTGAAGAACACCCAGTTTAAGAACATTCTTGGTGAGCAGGTGCTTGTGGATGAGAACACACGTACAGAGGCTCAGTATGTCATTATGAATTATACATACTTGGATTATTATAATGATCATCTTCTGTATGTGGGGGACTTTATCCCAGAAGCTCAGTTCAGTCAAGATTTTACCATTTGTGCAAATGTCATAGTGTGGGATGCATGGAGTTCAAAG GTTCCCTCTGCGGTATGTAGTGCCAGTTGTCCTGCTGGATTCAGGAAGTTGCCTTTGGAGGGGAAGCCTCCTTGTTGCTTCAGTTGTTCCCCTTGCTCAGAAGGAGAAATCTCCAGTCATATGG ATGCTGAGCAGTGTAAGAAGTGCCCAGAAGATGAATATCCCAGTGAGCAGAGAGATCGCTGCCTCCCCAAGACTGTGACCTTCCTGGATGTCAATGAACCTTGGGGGAAGGCAGTGACAGCTGTAGCTGTTTCACTCTCATTGCTCACAGCCCTGGTTCTGTGGGTCTTTGTGAAATTCCAAGACACTCCCATAGTCCAAGCCAATAACAGGAATCTCAGCTACATGCTCCTCATCTCTCTTTCCTCCTGCTTCCTCTGCTCCTTGCTCTTTGTAGGCCGTCCCACCACTGCTTCCTGCCTTTTCCGACAAACAGTATTTGCAGTTGTATTCACGGTGGCTGTTTCCTCTATTTTGGCCAAAACCATCATAGTGGTTCTGGCTTTCAGGGTTACAGGGCCAGGGAGCAGGATGCGGATATTCCTTCATCCTAGAGTGCCCTACTGTGTTGTTCTCTTCTGCTCTGGAATTCAAGTGCTTTTCTGTGCCATCTGGTTGGGGACCCATCCCCCCTTTCCAGAAGCAGACACATGCTCTGAATCCAGTCACATCATCCTCACATGTAATGAGGGCTCTGCCTTTGCATTTTATTGTGTCTTGGGCTACATGGGCTTTCTGGCCCTGGGAAGCTTCACCATAGCCTTCCTTGCCAGAAACCTGCCTGATGCCTTCAACGaagccaagtccatcactttCAGCATGCTGGTGTTTTGCAGCATCTGGATCTCTTTTCTCCCCACATATCAGAACTCTAAAGGGAAAGCCGTGGTGATTGTGGAGATCTTCTCCATCTTGGCCTCCAGTGCCGGCTTCCTGGGCTGCATTTTTATTCCCAAATGTTTTGTGATTCTCCTGACATCATGGGGAAATAACACAAAACAGAACAGGAATCAAAGGCATTCCAGGAgcaagact